The genome window GGCCCCCAAATCAGAGAAATTCAGAGGGAGCAGACATGACGACCTAAATGTTACTTAATCTCCGTGCACATTACCATGCTTCCTTCATTACTTATTATTATCCAGAGCATCGGCTTATTGTACACGGATCGAATCATTCTTCGATTAAATAAACCAACAAAGTAAAACTCAAAATAAACGGAAAttagaagctgaaaaagaaaacaTAGTTTCGGTTTCTTTGAACAAACATTAGAAAATGGTTAAAGAGGAGAGATGAATGTTTGAAGAAATGGAGGCTTGAATATATATAAgcaggatgatgatgatgtgtgATTAGGGTTTGTTATATTCTAGCAGAAAATAGTCTTCGGTGGGCTTTGGTAGTCTTATAGTGCAAGCCCATAATGTATATATGGCCCATAAATTTAGAAATTCAAAGTAAGAGAAAAAGACATATTTTAAGTTGAAAGAACCGAGACTTGGAGTCGTTGGAAAACTCGACTTAGTGTTTCTTTTAACGGCAAATGTTACTTATTTACACCAATTAATTTGAAAGAACCGAGACTTGGAGTCGTTGCCAAACTCGACTTGTGTTTTTCTTTAACGGCAAATCTTACTTATTTACACCAATAATTCTACATTTTTCCTCCTTGCTCAAATTTTAACCTAAGATCTCTCTTTTAAAAAAACATGTGACTCTACCAACACATAAATAAGTgtttttacttatttattttgtCAACATGTAAATTATGTCATAAAACGTTTTTACAATTTAACAAAACAATACAATGGAGGTTAAAATCCGGTTCAAAGCCACAAACTTTTGAATAAAAATTGAACAATTTGGTTTGTAATTTTTTAAATCCATAGTTATTGGGTTAGCCTGTAttttttgcaaaagaaaatttACAACCCATATTGTTTTGGTATAAATGTTAATAGTTGAGAACCATAATTTCGAAAATATTTCTTCTACCCCCTTATTAAGTGAATAAGTGGCATTTTAATCCCGTGGGTTTTGAGCTCTACATGTCACATTTGGATAAACCACAAGAACGTAGATGACACTTATTAAAAAAAATCAGGAAGCATGAAAACTTATGTAGGTGGACTGCCACGTGTCACATAATGCCTAAGGGTGAGAGCATTATTCATatgtaccactacacatggtcttaatcTTCGTGCACATTACCATGCTTCCTTCATTACTTATTTATTATCCAGAGCACTTTGTACGTGAACTTAACCCTACTAAATTATTCTCATTTGGCTAAGTTTGAACCTGAAACATCACCTTTAAAAAGCATGTGCATCTACCAAGTGGACTACTCCACATTGACAAATTCAACTTGTGTTAGCGATGAAACTTGAAACCAATGGTCTGATACCAAGTGGACTATTCCACATTGACAAATTAAACTTGTGTTACCGATGAAACTTGAAACCGATGGTCTAAGCAGAAGTGACCATTGAATTTTGTTCACTTATTTATTTTGTCAACATGTAAATTATGTCATGAATTTTGTTCACTTATTTATTTTGTCAACATGTAAATTATGTCATAAAGCACTTTTACTATTTGACAAAACAATACAATGGAGGTTAAAACCCAGTTCAAAGCAACAAACTTTTTGAATCAACTTATTATTTGACTGCTATATAAAATTTGAACAATTTGGTTTGTTATTTTTTAAAACCGTAATTAATGGTTTAGCCTgtaatttttgggaaaaacagtACAACCCATATTGTTTTGACAAAGGTTTGGTTTAATTAGATTGATTCGACAAAGGTTGAACCTCTTTTGTGACCAAATTCAAGAAAAATCACTGCTTCTATTTTAAATTCATGGTTTTGTGAACAAACATAAGAAGAATCAATACTTCTATTTTGTAACCATCTATGATGCAATTTGTAAAGAACATATGTTTGTATAAAAAAATAGAAAGTAAACATGGAACACTAAAAAACAATGAAACTAACAAACCATTGATTTGTTACGGGCTATATGAATAACTTAAATTACTCTTACATTGTTCATCTAATGAAAAAAAAAGATCCGCAACGAAGCGCGCAAGGTCATCAACTAGTTTATATTTTGATATacaatgaataatgaatgaaataatTGTATCATATGAATTAGCATGTTCAGGAGTCGTCACAATCTCCAATGGAGGTAGCCACATTGTCAAGAGCATTGTTGTAGTAGGAGACCATATCATCCTTGAGCTTTAGCAAGTATACCTTTAGCCGAGACAAAGCGGTCGAGAAACATGACTTCGAGGACATGTTGGATGGTCCTTTAACCATGACTCAATACACCCATCATGGAATGGAACTGGACCACATGCTCGCAATTGGTGAGCCTTTTGGACCCATTATCTCCTGGTGGTACTTTACAAAGACACACCACACAGTCATATAGAATAGGCACACAAGCATCAGTATCAATCATCACAGAGGTCGGACACATCGTGTTGTTGTGATGTTACCGTAACTATGTTGTCATTTCGATTGTTTAACATCCTTGATGTAAGATGCGACAACCAGTTCGGGTGTAGGCAGGAACACCACTTTGCCGAGATCATACCACCTACTGCCTCTGCCATGGCAAGTTTTTTATCATTAGATGTTATTTGTAGTTCTGCCATTTAACCACAAAACTTTCTTAGTGTCTTCACGTAATGCTTAATTTTTGATTGGGTATAAAAGGTGAAGGTCATATTGTCTATAAATATATAGTTATATAATGATGAATGTGACAAAAATATAGATTCTTCAACCATTGATCATAATAGAAGTGTATCTTCATGTTCAAAGTTCGAACTTTGACCAAACTTCTACTTATGTGGAATGTGTTTTTTATTATAAAAGAATTACGATACTTGTTTGAGATTTGCTTAATAGATTTTTTTTCTCGTAATTTTGAAGTATAAAACTAGTAAAATTTTCCGCAGATTGCGGCGGAAATTTAGTTGTTTCTGGTTTGGTTCATTATGGTATTGTCACTCACTATAGCAACCAAAAGAGAACAAACTAAAGTTGTGATATGCGAAAAAAATATTAACACTTGTTTACATCGATCAAAAACTATAACATCAGTAGTACCGGTACGGTACCAACATTCATATAGATTAAAGTCATGATACGCGGTTgcttttaaatatttttttctcACCATGCCGATATAAATTATATTTGaaaaaagagttttttttttctcttgaaAGATTGGTACAATGACGAACATAGTTGATATAGTGATATTTATAATGGTTTTATTACACAAAAGTTGTGTGATGTAACTCAAAAAATAAAAGTCGTGTTTTACATCAACTGAAATCATAAAAGCGAATACCGATACCGAATTTAATAACACTAACACCGAAGTTGTTTGGTTGGTACTGACTCAATTCGTCACCGTACAATTGTTTTGAATACAActctattttaaataaaatttataaccGAATGTAGAGAAAAAATTAGCGCAACCGCGTTaagtttttataaacaaaaaacTAACGGACGAAAGtaataaaaaaagtaaaatgatttggttaaaaatgtatACTATTTATAGTATATGGTGTGTAATTGAAATTTAAAAAATAGAAATTAAAAAAGAAAGTCAAGACAACTATTAattgaaacttaaaaaaaaagaGTCAAGACAGCTATTTGAAAAAGAGTTGGGTTTGAAATAATGGTAAGGCAACGAATCGAGTCGGTATTGTAATATTTACAATGATTTTATTACACAAAAGTTATATCATGTAACTCAAAACATAAATTCGTGTTttacatatataaaaaaaaacttaaaaaggAGACAAGGGACAATAAAAACACAAATGAAACTAATGACCTATTGATTTGTTACGGGCTATATGAATACTCTAAATTACTCTTTACATTGTTCATCCATTGAAAAAAAACATGATTCGCGCGAAGCGCGCGAGGTCATCAACTAGTTTATATTTTAATATACAATGAATGAATGAAATAATTGTAACATATGAATTAACATGTTCAGGAGTCGGCACAATCTCCAATGGAGGTAGCCACATTGTCAAGAGCATTATTGCAGTAGGAGACCATATCATCCTTGAGCTTTAATAAGTATGCCTTTAGCCGGAGACAAACCGGTCGAGAAACATGACTCCGACACAAGGGACATGTTGGATGGTTCTTTAACCATGACTCAATGCACACATCATGGAACTGGACTCCATGCTCACAGTTGGTGAGCCTTTTGGACCCGCTATCTTCTGGTGCTACTTCACAAAGACATACCATACATTCATATGGAATCGGCTCACGAGCATCACAATTATCACCGTCCGACACATCTTTTTTTTTGTGACAGCACCGTCACTATGTTGTCATTTCGGTTGTTTAACAACCTTGATTTAACATGCGACAAACGGTTCGAGCGTAGGCGGGAACACCACTTTGCTGAGGTCAAACCACCGGCGACCACAGCCATGGTAAGTTTTTTATCATTAGAAGTTATTTGTAGTTCCGCCATTTAACCACAAAACTTTCTTAATCTCTTCACCTAATGCTAGACTTTTGTTTTAGTATAAATGATGAAGGTTatattgtgtatatatatatatatttaggtaTACAGTGATGTATGTGAGTATcttcatgttcaaagtttgatcTTGATAGAAGTGTATcttcatgttcaaagtttgacttttgactAAACTTCTACTTACGTGGAATTTGGATGCTTCTCATTATTTTTGTATAAAATATTTACAATACTTGTTTGAGATCCGTTTAATAGATTCTTTTTCTGGTAAATGAAGTATTAAAACTTTTCACATGTCACTGTCTGTACCAACTTTAAAAATTGCATTATGTAGTAAACTTGTAAAATTTTCAGAGCGTTGCGGTAGAAATTCAGTTGGTACTCGTTTAATTCATTATGGTATTGATACTCGTTTACTATGGTACCGACACTCCTTATAGTAACCAAAcaagaaaacctaaaaaataaagTTGTGATATGCCAAAAAGATATCGACACTTGTTTTACATATATTGAAAACTAAAATATAGATACCGTTACGGTATCAACATCTGTATAGAATAAAGTCATGATATGTTGTACATGGTTGCTTTTGAAAAAAATTCTTGCCTTGCGGATATAAGTTTTATTTGAAAAAGAATTGTTTCCGAAATATCGGTATGGAGCCGAACCGGGTTGATATAGTGATATTAACAATGTTTTTTTACATGAAAGTTGTGTGATGTAACTCAAAACATTAAAGTCGTGTTTTAAATCGATAGAAAACCATAAAAGCGAATACCGATACCGAATCCGATAATCGGTATGAAAGTTGTTCGGTCAGTGGCGACTCAGTTCATCACAGTACCATTATTTCGAATACAACTTTATTATTAATAAGATTTATTTCGGAATGTCGAGAAAATTTTTTAGTGCAACCGtgtaatttgtttttatttaacaaAAACTAACAAACGAAAGTTATAAAAAAAGTAAAACTATTGGGTTAATTGAAACTtaaaaattagaaatgaaaaagaaaactCAAGAGAACTGTTAATTGAAACTTTAAAAAAGGCAAGACAAATGTGTTCATGTAAATTTTATTTGGAAAAAAAAGTTGTATTCGAATAACGGTAAGTTGGCAAACAAAGTCCATATAGTAATATTTACTGTGGTTTTATTACACAAAAGTTCTAAGATGTAATTAAAAAATAAAGTCATATTTTACATGTATTAAAAACTTAGAAAGTAGacacaaaaaattaaaaaaatccatAGATGAAACTAATGAACCAGTGATTTGTTAGAGACTATACGAATGACCTAAATTCTCTTTACATTGCTCATCCACCGAAAAAAAGTATGATATGCCACTAAACACGAGGTCATCTGACTAGTTTATATTTTAAATTACATTGAATGAATGAAATAATCGTAACATATCAATTAGCGTGGTTAGGAGTCGTCACAAACCCTAATGGAGATAGCCACATTCTCAAGAGCATTGTTGTGGTAGGAGACCATATCATCCCTGAGCTTTAACAAGTATGCCCTTAGCTGGAGACAAACCGACCGAGAAAATGAATTCGACACAAGGGACATGTTGGATGGTCCTCTAACCATGACTCAATGCACCCATCATGGAACTAGACTCCATGCTCATAGTTGGCGAGCGTTTTGAACCCACTATCTTCTGGTGCTACTTCACAAAGACACATCACACAATCATATAGAATCAGAACACGAGCATCACAATAATCACCGGCGTCGGACCCATCATCTTGTTGTTATGGCACCGTCACTGTGTAGTTATTTCGGTTATTTAACACCCTTGATTTAGCATGCGACAACTAGTTCGAGTGTAGGTAGGAACACCACTTTGCAGAGGTCATACCACCGACGGTCTCCGCCATGACAAGTTTTTTTTATCATTAGATGTTATTTGTAGTTCTGCCATTTAACCACAAAACTTTCTTAGTGTCTTCACCTAATGCTTGATTTTTTATTAGGACTAAAAGGTGAAGGTGATATTGTCTATAATTATATAGTTGTATAATGATGAATGTGACAAAATATAGATTCTTCAACCATTGATCATGATAGAAGTGTATcttcatgttcaaagtttgaccTTTGACCAAACTTCTACTTATGCGGAATGTGGATGCTTATCTTTATTATAAAAGAATTACAATACTTGTTTGAGATTCGTTTAATAGATTTTTTTCTCGTAATTTTGAAGTGTTAAACTAGTTAAATTTTCGGGGAATTGCAACGGGAATTGTTGGACCTACAAAAGAACAGATGATATCCAAAAGCCAAGACATGACTATCAGATCAAGAAATAAACAGTCAATGAAGCAATTATCtccccaaagatagtgaatcCTGAACATATGTTCAAGAGCATGGCTAACATCTGATGAAGTCTTGGAATCGTTGTTCAAGAGTACCAACAATTGTTGAAGGCTAGCATCTGTTTGAAGACCAAAGCTCTGATCAAGGAAAAGTCTGATGtagaaggccaaacatctgttagGTCAAATAGTTGTTTGGACAACTACAACAGAGGATAACTTAGACAGTGTTTTCTTAATGTTGTTATTTCATTAATGTTTAGCATAGCCTAGATCAAAGGATAAGATTAACTCAGATGtttcaaaacatttcaaaacatctgagaatcttttctgttaggaatgttagatgtTATTATCAGGGTGACGTCAGCACGTCACGAACATAGCTTTAGTACTTGTATAAATAGATCACACCTGTTAGTGATCTATTCATCCCTTCACATACATTCTATTTTGTACGAATAGCTCTAGTGAGTGATTGGCGAGATTGTAAAATCATTACTATAAAACTTTTGAGTAATTGAATCAATAGAAAACAGTTTATGATAATATCTCTCTATTTGTGAATTGTATTGTGATAATCATTATTAGTTTGCAAATATCAAACTCAGATCTTAACAGGAATTTAGTGTTACTGGTTTGTTTCATTATGGTACCGACACTCGCTATAGCAACCGAAAGAGAAAACATAAAAACTAAAGTTGTGATATGCCAAAAAATATTGAAACttgttttacatcaatcgaacACTATTATATCAGTGATACCAACAGTCATACAGATTAAAGTCGTGATACGCGGTGTCTTTTATTTGTTTTCTCACCATGCTGGTATAAATTTAATTTGAAATAAGAGTTTTTTCCGAAATACTGGTATGGTGACGAactaagggtatgtttggcaaaaatAGCTGGTGGCTGGTGGCTAGGGGCGTGAATTTTCGACACGACACAaaaacccgacacgaacctaacacgacttttttgggtttgggtttaccctaaacgggttcgggtcagtttcaggttgaacccgcgaacccgtttagctaaacaggTCAGGTTCGGGTCAAACCCGTCGGGTTCGCGGGTTGAcccatttattatatatatataaagtttagAATCTGCCAATATAAAAAGTTGAGGATTTGTTTAATTAGTTAAAACTTTATTGTAAACAGATCATCATATATTTGATTGGGCATTTAGGGCGGCGTATTTCAGATTTGCTTCATTCCAAGATAGAAGATGAAACGATTTGTGATTCAGGCGCCAATTTCAATTCTCAATTGTCTAAACCCTTTGCCAAAAGTCCAATATATAATCTTAAAGTCTGGCACTTCAAAAATACAGAGCACTATCGTTCTTTAATGGCAGATCCTAAATTATTCCTTTGTTTACTGTTGTTATCTAAATATAATATTCAAAATCATTATAGTAATCGACAATGTAAAGTTATGCTTAAATAAGCATATTAGATGTAAGGATTGTGAAGTTTGAGGGTTATTTAACCTGAATATAACttgatttttttcatattttaGGTGTAAGGTCTTATATATGCTTATTTTTTGCCGCAGGTTCTAATCTTCTAATAGACAAtgaagaaaaacataaaaaagcaAGGTATCTTTAAACATTTGTTTAGTTTTATGTATAGTAGATATTAGATATGTGAAAATCATAATAATGAACCGGTTattgaatatttttttttgtagattTTGTGACGGATAATCATAACAGTGAACCGGTTATTGTCaacgatgatgatgaagatattGAATCTTTGAATTCTAATGTTCCATCCAAAGTTAGGGGGAAAAAGAGAAAGTTGATTTCAAAGGTATGGAACTATTTTGAAATACTAGATACAAAATCGGGAGAGTGTCTGATTGAAATACTAGATACACACCATTTCTTTGTTTTGCTTATGTCTAACTTTCTCTGCATAGTGTCTGATTGTCATTTATAATTTTGTAGGAGTTTGAAACATTTGATATTATTAATACAACTTCGAAAAAGAGGGAACTTGAGATGTATTTAGATGAACAAAGAATTGATTTATCTCAAAATGTCCAAGTTCTTGATTTTTGGAAAGCACATGCATATCGTTATCCAAATTTGTGTAGAATGGCAAGAGATGTTTTATCTATTCCAGTATCAACTGTTGCTTTAGAAGCTTCTTTTAGTATTGGTGGAAGAGTTCTTGATCAATATCGTAGCACATTGACCCCACAAATTGTTGAGTAACTGATATGTAGTCGGGATTGGCTTTTTGGAGATTCAGGTAATGTTGTATTTCCTTTTTTATCTCGTTGTACTATGTTGTTCAATGTTGAATGTCAGTGCATTTATTTTTTTGTCAtaggtttgcaaaaaaaaaaaaaaaaaaaaaaagaaagggaAGCAATGGATGCTATTATTGAAGATGTTATTTCTCAACAAAATGGTGGTGAAGATGGAATGGAAAGTGAAGATTGAAAACCAGCACATGTTATATTTTGTTGAAGCAACTtcatttgttttttaaattttatcatctTTTGGTACTTTAAGTATTTTGGAGAATGTATTTTGTGATAATTTATAACTTTTGACATCCTATGATCTGTTGGTTCAAAAGAACTTATTGAAGGTTGTATTTTTGTGGTAAGTATTAATTTATGATGTTGGATTTTGTTTTACCTATGGTTATCAAATTTTAGagcaaaaaaataaattttcgGGTCAAGTGGGTCGTGTTTGGGTTAACCCGTGGAAAATCGAGTCGTGTTCGGGTTCGTATGTCAAGCAGatttttcgggttcgggtcgtgTTAAGCACCCCTACTGAtggctggtagctagtagctgtagcttttttgATAAATttggtgtttggcagagtagctggatcttttaataaaatatataaaatgaccaaaatggacatgactaaaaatttaaaagcttgtacattaaaaagttcattatctttagaggttaaaatagtcatttttttctaaaaacttgtAGCTctttctaaacgctactagtaggagcattcaaccaaaagcttcaagctcctaacctaaaagcttcaagctccttcaaccaaacaagactttttattgagtaggagctttttcttaaaagcatAAAGATAGAAGCTCCTAAAAGatcctaaaagctccatgccagaCATAccctaaggtggtgtttgttttttggtaCAAGCACTTCAGAACCTCTTATGTCTGCGccacgcagaccacgcgcagacataaggtctgcagcttgtttgttttctcgtagacctttcattaaaaaaggtctgcaAGACCTCTGCTTCAAACAGATATGAAcccatgtcttctaaggtctgcacAACCTCTTCTCCCTCTTCTCCCTGTTCTCCCTCCACTCCAGCAGACACCACCACATCCTCTGCCACCAcctccactccgccaccacctcccaccCTCACCTGCCTCCACTCCAgtagtggtgacggtggtggcggcggtggtagATGAAGGCAAataaaacccccaaatcgaaacCCTCTTTCCCGTTCATCTCCTCCCTTgatctctctctcctccctcgaTCTCTCTCCCTCGATCCTTCCGGTGACGGTGGTGGCAGTGGGTgttcggtggtggtggtggttgcgacgggggtgggtggttgtggtggtggttgcgacgggggtgggtggttgtggtggtggtggtggttgttgcgACGGGGGTGGGTgtttgtgacactctaggtttttccgagcGAACATTTTGTATTAtcattgtgtatatatatattattaaatggaaacgtgactttttgcatgatatgtgttgtatgtatgtattatatatatttttttatgcgAATATactagtgagtcgagaccatgactcgagtgggccactcggtctcgattGGGCCTCTTGAGCCAAAAtcgtttgggccgaaacccccaagcccaactcgaGATCCCTTATATATAAATCCCAACTTCCCCTCATTCTTCATTCATCAGTtaccaacacacacacacctttctctctcactagaaaccccaaacaacaccCCATTCTCTTCCAACTCTCGGTTCAAGCTCGGATCTCACAAGAAACAcggtcaagatcatcatcacTCAGACACTTCAttttctcggttcctttcctttgtttcggcaccttcttcacaaccggttagtaatGTAAAATGTGTAGATCATATGTGTTTGATGAACTAAAAGAATAATAGTTAGAAATCTTTTGCATGATTTGTATGAATTGTGAATGGTTGTGGGTGTATGAACCTTTCCATGTTGATGTCTTGCAaaatgatcaaaataaataaaagaatgatATTTTAGGGATGTTTAAACCAATCAAGACATGTTTAAGGTTACAAAatgtatgtttctttgttcttgcatgatgatcttgttaaaat of Helianthus annuus cultivar XRQ/B chromosome 1, HanXRQr2.0-SUNRISE, whole genome shotgun sequence contains these proteins:
- the LOC110911936 gene encoding zinc finger BED domain-containing protein DAYSLEEPER-like; its protein translation is MKKNIKKQDFVTDNHNSEPVIVNDDDEDIESLNSNVPSKVRGKKRKLISKEFETFDIINTTSKKRELEMYLDEQRIDLSQNVQVLDFWKAHAYRYPNLCRMARDVLSIPVSTVALEASFSIGGRVLDQYRSTLTPQIVE